A part of Gemmatimonas groenlandica genomic DNA contains:
- a CDS encoding dihydrofolate reductase family protein, with product MGILTFSLNVTLDGCVDHQEGIADDETHAFFTNLMNANGAMLWGRVTYEMMENYWPSVARGDVEAPPAIREWAVQLEAKPKYVVSSTRTDFSWNNSHHITGDLRTRVQQLKDATPAGVLLGSGALATELDRLDLIDEYLFLVHPRIAGHGPTLYQGGLPRTRRLELLSATPLRCGSVAVHYRRAPNDT from the coding sequence ATGGGAATCCTGACCTTCAGCCTCAACGTCACGCTTGATGGTTGTGTCGATCACCAAGAGGGGATCGCCGACGACGAGACGCACGCGTTCTTCACCAATCTCATGAACGCGAACGGCGCGATGCTGTGGGGGCGCGTCACGTACGAGATGATGGAGAATTACTGGCCCTCGGTCGCGCGCGGCGACGTCGAGGCGCCGCCGGCCATACGGGAGTGGGCGGTCCAGCTCGAGGCGAAGCCAAAGTACGTCGTGTCGAGTACGCGAACGGACTTCTCGTGGAACAATAGTCACCACATCACCGGCGACCTGCGCACGCGCGTGCAGCAGCTGAAAGACGCGACCCCGGCCGGTGTGCTCCTTGGCAGCGGCGCACTCGCGACTGAGTTAGACCGACTGGACCTTATCGACGAGTACCTGTTCCTCGTGCACCCCAGGATCGCCGGTCACGGCCCCACGCTGTATCAAGGCGGGCTGCCCCGCACGCGGCGGCTCGAACTTCTCTCGGCCACGCCCCTCCGCTGTGGTTCGGTGGCGGTGCACTATCGACGTGCGCCGAACGACACGTGA